A window of Polaribacter litorisediminis contains these coding sequences:
- a CDS encoding sensor histidine kinase, with amino-acid sequence MKQVKIVPLFFLVIFFLSCKEEVLKNDGLPNQKTQEEKFVPVDFSQFKNLNNKEQLQLSKKILNKRAINSSDKYRLFNLNRFLYSKLNEPDSAIGACKKMLNLEITKESDAYLGHVNFRLGLYFNQINLRDSAFYYYNIAKKHFFKTKDSLQLGASFLNIAYIESNFGDYTKSDSSAVASIKFINGKKATTTASAYNILAINSKQRSIYQDAVNYYKKGIAITTRKSSKIIYKNNLANVYKEFKDYSKAILILENLLKDSIVNLKTKARVIDNLAYIKWLNNANEPVEKDLLFAKSIRIQEKDTYGLAASYTHLSDFFKEKDTEKALLYAMKMYDATKELVNPKGQIEAIEKITALVTPLKAIKYYEESIRLSDSLQKVETNRQYKFAKIKYDYEEEEKKKLKFKTLATENKLIAEQENNQKKNILIITVILASSLLFLLYRRKQQHKKQVLQEKYNTETRIAKKLHDELGNDIFKILTKVQASTYKPTDIINDLDKIYLQTRAISHENDTIETGGDFENHFRELVASYNSDTCKIILKDLASIELNKLDKEKQIVIYRVFNEFFVNMKKHSEATLVVVACKRIKNEYQIIYSDNGVGFKENKIIYKNGLKNTKIRIKNMNGTLNFENNPIRGIKIIFNFKN; translated from the coding sequence ATGAAACAGGTGAAAATTGTGCCCCTCTTTTTTCTGGTAATATTCTTTTTATCTTGTAAAGAAGAAGTTCTGAAAAATGATGGGCTTCCGAATCAAAAAACTCAAGAAGAAAAATTTGTTCCTGTCGATTTTTCTCAATTTAAAAATCTTAACAATAAAGAACAGCTTCAACTATCAAAAAAAATACTTAACAAAAGAGCGATTAATAGTTCAGACAAATACAGGCTTTTTAATCTCAATAGATTTTTATATAGCAAGCTTAACGAACCCGATAGTGCTATTGGTGCTTGTAAAAAGATGTTAAATTTAGAGATTACCAAAGAGAGTGATGCCTATTTAGGTCATGTTAATTTTAGATTAGGCTTATATTTTAATCAAATAAATTTAAGAGATAGTGCTTTTTATTATTACAATATCGCAAAAAAACATTTTTTTAAGACAAAAGACAGTCTGCAATTGGGAGCCTCTTTTCTAAACATTGCATACATAGAATCTAATTTTGGAGATTATACAAAAAGTGATTCTTCGGCAGTAGCTTCTATAAAATTTATCAACGGAAAAAAAGCAACCACCACGGCATCTGCTTATAATATTTTAGCTATAAATTCAAAACAGAGATCAATCTATCAGGATGCCGTAAACTATTATAAAAAAGGGATTGCAATAACAACAAGGAAAAGCTCTAAGATTATTTATAAAAATAATTTGGCAAACGTTTATAAAGAATTTAAAGACTATTCTAAAGCTATTTTAATTCTTGAAAACTTGCTAAAGGATTCTATCGTTAATTTAAAAACAAAGGCAAGAGTTATAGATAATTTGGCATATATAAAATGGTTAAATAATGCTAATGAGCCGGTTGAAAAAGATTTATTATTTGCCAAATCCATTCGAATTCAAGAAAAAGACACATACGGACTTGCGGCAAGTTACACTCATTTATCAGATTTTTTTAAAGAAAAGGATACTGAAAAGGCTTTATTGTATGCAATGAAGATGTACGATGCTACAAAAGAATTAGTGAACCCAAAAGGGCAAATTGAAGCGATAGAAAAAATTACAGCTCTCGTAACACCCTTAAAAGCAATTAAATATTATGAAGAGAGTATTCGTTTAAGTGATAGTTTACAGAAAGTAGAAACCAATAGACAATATAAGTTTGCTAAAATTAAATATGATTACGAAGAAGAAGAGAAAAAAAAGCTAAAATTTAAAACACTTGCAACAGAAAACAAACTAATTGCAGAGCAAGAAAATAATCAAAAGAAAAATATTTTAATCATTACTGTTATTTTGGCTTCTAGCTTACTGTTTTTATTGTATCGAAGAAAACAGCAACACAAAAAACAAGTTTTACAGGAAAAATATAATACGGAAACCAGGATTGCTAAAAAATTACATGACGAATTAGGGAATGATATCTTTAAAATTCTTACTAAAGTTCAGGCTTCAACGTATAAACCAACGGATATTATAAACGATTTAGATAAAATATATCTCCAAACTCGAGCTATTTCTCATGAAAATGATACTATTGAAACAGGTGGAGATTTTGAAAATCATTTTAGAGAACTCGTAGCTAGTTATAATTCAGATACTTGTAAAATTATTCTAAAAGATTTGGCTTCTATAGAGTTAAATAAATTAGATAAAGAAAAGCAAATTGTAATTTATAGGGTGTTTAATGAGTTTTTTGTGAATATGAAAAAGCATAGCGAGGCTACTTTAGTTGTTGTTGCTTGCAAAAGAATAAAAAATGAGTATCAAATAATTTATTCGGATAATGGAGTTGGATTTAAAGAAAATAAAATTATTTATAAAAATGGACTCAAGAATACGAAAATCCGTATAAAGAATATGAATGGAACTCTTAATTTTGAAAATAATCCTATAAGAGGGATAAAAATTATTTTTAATTTTAAAAATTAA
- a CDS encoding response regulator, whose protein sequence is MFEKVLVVEDFDLMNSGIEAALYELSIRVVDSIAYCDEAFLKIKEASLKGEPYHLIISDLSFQNGGPPQKLKCGEDFIKKIRYDFPDLKIIIFSIEDALHRIQYLYNNLKIQGYVWKNRNGLQELKKAVHSIFTSDEFYVSPDLNMTIHPRKALEITDFDVFLILNLSKGFPQEEISKKLKQNGIKPSSISVVEKRLKFLKGHFNAKNPTHLVSIAKDLGVI, encoded by the coding sequence ATGTTTGAAAAAGTTTTAGTTGTAGAAGATTTTGATTTAATGAATAGTGGAATAGAAGCTGCTTTATATGAACTTTCCATAAGAGTAGTAGATTCTATTGCTTATTGTGATGAAGCTTTTTTAAAAATTAAAGAAGCGTCTTTAAAAGGAGAACCTTATCATTTAATAATTTCTGATTTATCATTTCAAAATGGTGGACCTCCGCAAAAATTAAAATGCGGAGAAGATTTCATTAAAAAAATACGCTATGATTTTCCTGATTTAAAAATAATTATTTTCTCAATAGAAGACGCATTGCATCGAATTCAGTATTTATATAACAATCTAAAAATTCAGGGATATGTTTGGAAAAATAGAAACGGATTGCAAGAACTCAAAAAAGCAGTGCATTCAATTTTTACTTCGGATGAGTTTTATGTTTCACCAGATTTAAACATGACCATTCATCCTAGAAAAGCTTTAGAAATTACAGATTTTGATGTTTTTTTAATTTTAAATTTATCCAAAGGTTTTCCTCAAGAAGAAATTAGTAAAAAATTAAAGCAAAACGGAATTAAACCTTCAAGTATAAGTGTTGTAGAAAAGAGGTTAAAATTTTTAAAAGGACATTTTAATGCCAAAAATCCTACACATTTAGTATCTATTGCCAAAGATTTAGGAGTTATTTAA